The DNA region GCCGGCCCGCAGCTGGCGCTGGGCGCCAACTCGCCATTCTTCCTCGGCCATCACCTGTGGGCCGAGACCCGCATCGAGTTGTTCGCCCAAGCCACCGACACCCGGCCCGAGGAACTCAAGGCCCAAGGCGTGCGACCGCGGGTGTGGTTCGGCGAGCGTTGGATCACCTCGATCTTCGATCTGTTCGAGGAGAACGTGCGCTATTTCCCGTCCCTGTTGCCGGAGCTCTCCGACGAGGACCCGGTCGCCGAGCTGGCAGCCGGGCGCACACCTCGGCTGGCCGAGCTGCGCTTGCACAATGGAACCATCTACCGGTGGAACCGCCCGGTCTACGACATCGTCGATGGCCGCCCGCACCTGCGGGTGGAGAACAGGGTGCTGCCCGCCGGCCCCAGCGTGATCGACATGATGGCCAACTCGGCGTTCTACTACGGGATGCTGCGCACCCTGTCCGAGGAGGACCGCCCGGTGTGGACCCAGATGAGTTTCGCTGCGGCAGAACACAACTTCGTCCAGGCCGCACAGTTCGGCATGAACTGCCGGATGTACTGGCCCGGGCTGGGCGAGGTGACACCCGACGAGTTGATCCTGCGCAAGCTGTTGCCGCTGGCCGACGAGGGGCTACGGCGCTGGGAGGTGGCCGCCGAAGTCCGCGACCGCTATCTCGGGGTGATCGAGGGCCGCGCCAAGACCGGCCGCAACGGCGCGACCTGGCAGGCCCACACCGTCGACGCGCTGCAGGGCCGGGGTATGAGCCGGCCGGATGCGTTGGCCGAGATGCTACGGCTGTATTGCGTGCACATGCACGGCAACGAACCGGTGCACACCTGGGACATCCCGGATTGACCTGCCGTCGGTACGGTTGTGCTCATGACCGAAGTGATGGACTGGGACAGCGCCTACCGCGGGGAAGGGGACTTCGAGGGTGAGCCCCCCTGGAACATCGGCGAACCCCAACCCGAGCTGGCGGCGTTGTGGCGGGCCGGACGATTCCGCAGCGAGGTCCTCGACGCCGGGTGCGGGCACGCCGAGCTGTCGTTGGCGCTGGCCGCCGACGGATACACGGTGACCGGGGTCGACGTCAGCCCCACCGCGGTCGCCGCGGCCACCACCGCGGCCGCCGAGCGCGGCCTGTCGGACCGGGCGAGGTTCGTCGCGGCCGATATCACCGCGCTGGACGGGTTCGACAACCAGTTCGCGACCGTGGTCGACAGCACCCTGTTCCACTCACTGCCCGTCGAGTCCCGCGACGCCTATCTGCGGTCGATCCACCGGGCCGCCGCGCCGGGCGCCGGCTATTTCGTGCTCGTCTTCGCCAAGGGCGCGTTCCCCGAGCAGATGCAACCCGGACCCAACGAGGTTTCCGAAATCGAACTGCGCGAAGCTGTTTCCAGGTACTGGGTGATCGACGACATCCGGCCCGCCCTGATCCACTCGAATGTGCCGCGCACGGCGGGTCCGCCGCCGCCGCTGGACCTTCTCGACGAGAGTGGACGGCTGCGGATGCAGGCCTTCCTGCTCTCGGCGCACAAGCAGTCTTAGGCCGTGACCGGCAGCGTCGCGGCGCCGCGGACCGACCGATGCACCGCCGGCGCCTCGCAACGACTGCGCGCGGTGAGTCTGATCCGATCGGCGCGAAACAGGTCATAGGCGTACTCGAACGGACGATCTGCGCCGTCGCGGGTCACCCGGGTGATGGCCAGCAGCGGCTTACGCTCGGCGATCTGGAGCCATTCGGCCTCCCGCGGACTGGCGTTGACCACCTCGATCGTCTCTGTGGTGTCGGCTGGTGTCAGTCCGTAGCGCACCCGCAGCAGCTCGTACAGGGAACCGCCGAGCGGCTGTTCGAGCAGGTCGGCCACATCGTCCGCGACGAAGCACGCGCTATCCAACGACAGCGGCACCCCGTCGGCGTAGCGCAGCCGACGAACGGTGATGACGTCGCAGCCCTGGGCGATCTCGAGAGCCTGGGCCTCGATCTGGGTGGCCGGACGGCGGCTCGTACCCAATACGGTGCTGGCACTGGTGTGACCGCTGTCGTGCAGTCGTGCAGGCAATCCGGTCAGTTCGGCCGCGTGGCGCTCCACGACATCGGCACGCACGAAGGTCCCCCCGCTGCGGCCGGGCCGGCGTTCCAGCACCCCGGCCTGGCTCAGCGGCAGCAACGCACTGCGCAGCGTGGAACGTGAGACCGCGAGCGCCGCGGCCATCTCGCGTTCGGTGCCCAACCGTGAACCCGGCTGCAGCGCCCCCTGGGCGAGCAGGGACAGGATCCGTCGGCGCACCTCTTCGGCCACCGGCCCGCCCGTCGAACCCGACATGATCAGCCGGCCACCGCGTCCAACGACTCCGGCAGCACCTGGCCGCCGTCGACGGCAATGGCCTGGCCGGTGATGTAGCCGGCCTCGCGGCTGGCCAGAAACGCGGCCAGATAGCCGATGTCCTCGGGTTCGCCCAATGCACCGACCGGAATGCTGCGGGCCATCCCGGCGATGTAGTCCTCACCCATGGCGACCATGCCCTCGCTCATGATGTTGCCGGGCAGGATCGCGTTGACCGTGATCTTGTGCGGCGCCAGTTCGATGGCAGCGGTGCGCATGAAGCCCAGTTGTGCTGCCTTGGTGGCGCCGTAGTGTGACCATCCCGGGTATCCGGTGATCGGCCCGGTGATCGACGAGGTCAGGATCACCCGACCACGGCCCGAGGCGATCAGCGCGCTCAGGCAGGCCTGCACGGCAAAGAACGTGCCGTTGACGTTGACGGCGAAGATCTCGGCGAGCTGCTCGGGCGTCATGGTGGCCAACGGGGCTTCGGGAAAGATGCCGGCGTTGGCGCACACCACATCGAGGCCGCCGAAGGCGTCCACCACCGCCGTGACCATGTCGTCGCACGCCGAGCGGTCGCACACGTCGGTCGCCACCCCGATGACCTTGCCCGGGCCCAGCCCGTCGAGCGCGGCGACACAGTCGTCGAGGTCGGTGACCGAGCGGGCCGCCACGGCCACGTTCGCGCCGGCGAGGGCGAAGACCTTGGCGATACCGCGTCCGATCCCTTTGCTGCCCCCGGTGACAAGCACAGCACGGTCCTGCACATCGAACATGTTTCTCCTATCGGGTCGGGGCGAGCACAGCGTCCTGTAACCACGTCGGGTCGCTGAGGTAGCGCCGGGCCAGCGCTGCGGTACCTCGGGCATAGCCGGCTCCGACGGCGATCGCGGCGTCGGCGTCGGCATGCGAGGCGATCCAGGCGGTCAGCTGGATGCGTCGCAGCATCACGAAGGTCGGGATGAGCAGCAGGTGGTCGACGGGAAGCGGACGCACCCGGCAGTATCCGCGCAACCACTCGGTGATGATCCCGGCGACGGCCGGGGTGTCCTCGATCCAGGACAGCACCGAGCTCAGATCGGCCAGGTGCCAGGACCACCCGCAATCGTCGAAGTCGATCACGGTGATCTGGCCGCTGCCGCCGGCCGGGTCGATCATCAGGTTGGCCAGGCGCAGATCGGCGTGGACCAGCCCGAAGCGGTCCGGCGCGGTGCCGAAATCAGTGATACGGCAGGTGATTTCGGTGACCGCCTGCCCAATCGCGGTTCGATCGGCGGACGTGAGCCCCGGCGCTGACCGCCAATCACCCCATCGGGCGCGCGGGCCGAGAATCGCTTCGAGGTCCCACCGGAACCGGGTGAAGCCCGAAGGCGGCTTCCACCGCCGACTGTGTTCGTGCATGTGGGCGGTGAGTTCTCCCAACTGGGCGAAACCGACTGCCTGCGGCGCTTCTTCGGCGGTACACCCCGGGATGTAGGTCACCGCGTCGACGTACAGTTCGCGCCCACCGACGCGCGCGGTGACCACGCCGCTGCCATCGGCTGCTGACACCAGTTCCGGGGTACAGACCACCGTCTGGCTTCGCAGCGCCGCCATCCAGTCCAGCTCGGAACGGATACCGGCCAGGTCGTGATAGCCCGGCCGGTGCACCCGCAACACGATGGGGTCGGCGTCACCGTCCACATCGCCGGCGAGATAGGTCGCATTCTCTGACAGGCTGAGCAGGCGAAGCGGGGTGTCTGGGTCGAGCCGGTAGTGGTGCAGCGCGGCCCGGGCAAACAACTGGTGATCAACGGGTAGCCCGGCCATATGAGGAGTGTGGACCAAATGACGTCGGCCGGCAGACCAAAACCGTGGCGTTTACCGGACCGTAGCGAGGTCAGCGGATCTGAAACACTGCTGTAACGAAGAATGCTGCGAGGCAGCGCATATCAGGTTGCCCGGGCACCTTGGGACTAGTAGAAATGGCCCTCACCGCGCTACGTTCGGTGTTCGCGGCTCGGCTTCGGCCAGACCAAATGTCGATGGCCTTGCCCGCAACGGAAGGGACGGGTTCGCAGTGGGGTTCTCCAACATCATGGATTCCAACAGCTATACCGCAGAGGTGAACACCGACACCGGGCTCGGTCGCCAGATCCAGGCCCGCAGCCGCCTGCTGGGCCCGGCCTACCGACTGTTCTACCAACGGCCGGTGCACCTGGTGCGCGGTCGGGGTAGCCACCTGTTCGACGCTGAGGGCCTGCGTTACCTCGATGCCTACAACAACGTCGCCAGCGTCGGGCATTGCCATCCGCGCGTGGTGGCAGCGATGACGAGGCAGGCCGAGACTCTCAATACGCACACCCGGTACCTGCACGAGGAAATCCTGCAGTACTCCGAACGCCTGCTCGGATTGCTGCATCTCGACCAGGTGATGTATGCCTGCACCGGGTCCGAGGCCAATGACTTGGCTCTGCGGATCGCGCAGAGTTACACCGAAGCCCGCGGTGTGATCGTCACCCGTGAGGCCTATCACGGCAATACCGCAGCGGTGACCGAGATTTCTCCGTCGATCGGTGGCGCGTCGGTAATGGGTGGCCACGTGCGCACCGTCGGCGCGCCCGACAGCTACCGCCTCGGCGCCGACGCACCGGCCCGGTTCCTGGCAGATGTCCAGGCGGCGATCGCCGACCTGCAGGCGTCGGGTCACGGCGTGTGCTGCCTGATCGTTGACACCATCTTCTCCTCGGACGGCATCTATCCCGAACCGTCGGTGCTGGCGCCCGCGGTGGCCGCGGTGCGGGCGGCCGGCGGGGTGTTCATCGCCGACGAGGTGCAGCCCGGTTTCGGCCGCACCGGGGAGGCGATGTGGGGGTTCGTCCGACATCGCATCGCGCCCGACCTGGTGACGCTGGGCAAGCCGATGGCCAACGGGCTGCCGGTGGCCGCGGTGGCGGCGCGACGCGAGGTTCTCGACATTTTTGCCCGGGAAGTGCCGTACTTCAACACCTTTGCCGGCAACCCGGTGTCGATGGCCACTGCTTCGGCAGTACTCGACGTCATCGAGGACGAGCAGCTGATGCGCAACGCATCGCAGGTCGGGCGGGCACTGCATGAGGGTCTCGTACAGTGTTGCGCCGAGCACCCGCGCATCGCCGATGTCCGCGGGGCCGGTTTGTATCTCGCCGTCGAGGTCGTCGACGATGCCGGTACCGGCAGGCCGGATCGGGCCGCGGCCCGTGACCTGATCAACGCGATGCGTGACCGCCGGGTGCTGATCTCGGTGTGCGGCTCCGAGGGCCACGTGCTCAAAATCCGTCCACCGCTGGTGTTCTCGACCGACGACGTGGACTGGTTCTGCACGGAATTTGCCGACGCATTGCGCATGCTCGTCTGACCACCGACGGCATGACGGATCGTCATCCCGGGTCCGCCGCTAGGAGCCGAGTGCGGCCACGATGTCGTCCGCCGACTCGAAGGCTTGGGGACGAATCCTCGGTGTCATTTCCGATTGCGCGGTCAAACAGCCAACCAGTGTGCGAGCTATCGGAGGCGGCAGCGCGAGCGACTCGATCAGCGCCAGTTGAGGCGGGATCTCGAGCGCAAGCACCGGGCTACGATAGGTGAACACTTGTTGTCCGCAGATCATCTCCCACAGGATGAGTCCGAGGGCTTGGACATCCGATCCGATACACCGACGCCGGTCATCGGCGGCCAGCTCATGCGAACTCCTGGCCAAACCGAAGTCGACAACAGTGATCTGCTGGCCCGAGAAGACATGGTCGGGTGAGAGATCACGATGGACATAGCCGAAGGCGTGCAATCGTTGAAGCCATCTCGCCAGCCCGCACATGAGCTCGCCAAGTACCTCTATCTCCAGGCGACCGTCGCGTGCACACTGATCAAAACGCGGCGCGTGCAACCGGTCACAGGCGTGGAAAGCCGCGCCCGGGACTCTGGAGCACGCACGCAACACCGGAAATCCCGGCCTGCCGCTCATCGTTGTCAACAGGTCGATTTCACGCAGGAAGTTCCTGCACACGCCAGGGGTGTCGGTATGTAGAACCTTGATGAACAGTTCGGCTTCCGTTCCGATCTGAGTGCCGAGAAAGCACTCGGTCAACGGGCGCCTGCCCACAGACCGGACTTTGACCAAACCGGCCTGCCTGAATGCACAGCCGAGTGTCTCATCTGAAGTCTTCATCCCTGGAAAAGCGCCTCCGACAACGTCTTCCACAAGGTCTCCCCCGCCTCGGTCAAGGCACGCGTCTCTGCGAGGTACCTGTCGTGCACGCGGATACGCTCGAGGCTTTCGTCGAGAGTCCGTCCGTTGAGCCGATAATATTTCGGCTCAGCACGTACGAGGTTGCGGTGGTAGATCGCGGCGTTGGCGAACGCATGGAACGCGTAGAGAATCATGTCGATGGGGCGCCCCTGCTTCTTGATCGGGGAGAAGTACTGCTTCGTGTCGGTGCCGTCGTGGAGCGGGGCCAACCGCCGCAGTGCGAGGTAGTGATGATGGCTGGCCTCATGGATGAGGGACTCCGCCAGTTCCACGGCCGGATTGGGAAACGACAGGAAGGTCAGTCCGGGGAACTCCTCGACTGACGCGCTCATGAGGACTCCATCGGATCCGTCGAGCGCGACGATGTGTCGCATCCCGCTGGCGATCCAAGGCACGAAGTTCGGTGCGTGCCGAGTCAGAAACGAGGTGGCGCCGTCGAGAGCGGGAGCCACTCGTGTCGTTGCGTCGGGCAGGGCCTGCCGCTTTCCGGGCAGCGGGAAGCCACTTCCGTCGCTGGGCAACCACACCGGGACGGGATGCCCGCACATCTGCACGGTCCCCACGCTGGAAATGGCGTCGCTGCGCCAGAGCCCGCTGGCCGCATCCCGGTCCGCTACGACGGTCGCGATCAGCCCTCCCCGCAGATATAGGTGTATCTCGGCGCGATCGTGGTCTCGCCGAAACGTCGCGCGATCGGCTTCCGGGAGTCGCAGCGTGCCCCAGAACGCCGCTTGCCGTGGATCCAACCCGATATCCGCCTCGACAAGCACGCCTTCGGCGCCCAGGCGCAACAACATTGGTCCAAGGACATTCAATGTTGATTCGCCGTGCATCGAGGTGGCCAGGAGCCGTTCCACGCGCGCAAGGTCAGGATGCCAGGCCGCGGACCAGGGCAGAGGCTGGCTCTTGATGATCTCGACCTGCGCACAGATGTCCGCCGGCGCACTGCTACAGCAATCGAACGCGAGCTCGAACAGCGCGCTCGCATACAGCCCTATCAGGGTCTGTGGGAGGTCGGGATCGGCACCGAGTTCCGGCGATGCGAAATAGCGTGCGGTGTCGACGGTGACCAGAGGGGGGCATTGTGCGGACCCGACCGGTGTCGTCATCGAGCTATGTACCCCCGGCTTCGACCGCAGGTGAACGCGCGGAGTCCGCGCGCACGACTGCACGCATGTGTCCGAAGAGCTTCACAATGTCGGCGCACCACACGGATGGATTGTCGAAACCATGTTCGCGGCTGTAGCGGTGCGGCATATAACCACCGCCGCATGTCAGCAATTCCGGGCAGGTACCACATTTTCGCGGAGGGGGAATTGCTCCTTCGAACAGCGCACGGGCCAGCGGACTGGAGTGACGTAGGTCGTCGAAACCGTGCGTCGCGATGTTCAGCCCGGTGTGATTGAGTGTCGCCTCGCACACCCGCAGGGCGTCGTTGGCCTGGATGCTGCCGTCGGACTCCACGATGGCGTAGTGCATCGGCCCACCACCGAAGGCGTCCGTGCCCCCGCTGTCCCCGAGGATCAGTCGGAACATGTCGGCGAACAAGCGCACCGAGACACTCGGATCGTTCTCGGCCAACCAGGCCGTCAGCGCCGGCAGCAGGTAATCGGCGACCGGCGTAGGTCCGTAAGTACCGAATTGCGTTCGCCAGTCGTCATGGGTCACGTCAGGCAGCAGGAAGTCAAAGTCGGTAACGCCGAGAGAGCGCAAGTAATGGTATGTCTCAGCGCCGTTTTCACCAGGACGGACGACCGAGAGCACTGCGACGTGAACACCCGCGTCCATCAGGTGGCGGATGCCGGCCTCTGTCCTTGTTGCGGAGCCGCGTCCCATGTGATCGACCCGCGCAACGTCATTGATGTCAGGTGGACCGTCCAGGCTGACACTGACCGAGATGCGTAGCTCTTTGAGTAGCTTCGCCCACTCGCGGTCGATCAAGGTGGCGTTGGTCTGCACATTCAACGAACCCAGGGCCGGGCCTGCCTCAGATCGCAGACGCTCGACCAACGACCGCAACCGCTCAGGGCCCATCAGAAGCGGCTCACCACCGTGCAGGCAGACACCCATCCGATGATGTGGTCGCACCGCGCCGTACTCGTTGATCCGCGTGATCAACAAGCCGATCAGTTCGTCGGACAGTAGCCCTGGTCGCTCGCGATAGCCGTTGTCTTTGGCGTGGTAGACGTAGCAGTAGCTGCAGTCGAGGTTGCAGGCACTGACCACCTTGAGCACGATCTGAGCGATGGTGACCGCATCGTCGGGCCCGGCATTGTGCCGCTGCGCGGAGGCGACAGTCGTCACTCAGGATCGGCCATCTTGACATGGTGTGCTTTCCAATAGTGCATCTTGTAGTACTGCATTTTCCAGTAGGACATATTTGATAACTCCTCAAGACTGGCATTGTCAGCCGCGGCGTAGAGCGCTTTCTTGGCAGCGATATCGGCCCTCAGCTTTGCCAGAATCATGGAGCGGTACTGCTCGGGTTTCAGCGTGACGGATTCAGCTTCCGCATTCGGCGCACCCTTGCTCTTGTCGTTCTTTTCAGCCATTTGTTGCCCTTTTCAACTATTGGTAGCGAGGCGAATTCGATCGGATGGCCAATTTGTACTCCCCGCGAACCCCCACCATCGATAAATTCACGAAAATTCTGTGTTTCAGATGCGCAGTTCGCCGACGCATTGCGCGCGTTCGTCTGAAAATCAGACGGTCAGCGCGTGACCGTGGCCAGGGCGGCGGCCAGGGTGTCCAGGTCGTCGTCGGTGACGTCGACATGGGGTGAGACTCGCAGTGCCGGTCGTGTCATTTCCCGCGGCGCACGTTCGGTCCCCAGGTAGGTCGTCACAATCGCATGCTCGGTGATCAACCGTGCGCGGACCGTCGCCGGATCGACGTGATCGGGCGGATAGAGCGTGGTGATGGCGCTGGGCTCGTCGACGCTCTCGCGCACCGACCAACCCGCGAGCCCGCCGAGGGCGGTCCTGGTCAGGGCCCCGACCTCGCGCAGCCGCTGCTGGACGTCGGCGGCACCGAAGGAGAGCAGTTCGCCCAGCGCCACGCACAGGCCGAGATGCAGGCCGACACTGGTTTCACAGTGCCGTAGCCGCTGCTGTTCATTCTCGGGCAGCAGGGCGGGACGGGTGATCAGCAGACCCACACCGCGTGGCCCTGCGGTCCATTTGCGCGAGGAGGTGAACAGCGCGTCGGCGCCGATCGCTGTGCAGTCCAGCTGGCCGAATCCCTGTGCCGCGTCGACGATCAACGGGATGCCGCGTTCGCGGCACACTTCGGCGATCTCGCGGACCGGTTGCACAGTGCCGACATGACTGCCCAACACGGTGAAATGCACCAGCGCGGGCGGGTCGTGGGCCAGCGTGGCGGCGGCGGCATCGACGTCGAGCCGGCCCGATCCATCCACCGGCAGAAAGCCGATGGCGAAACCGTGCCGCTGCATGAGCGCCAGGTTCGGGCCGAACTCGCCGGGTAGACAGGCCAGCGTGCGCGGACCCGACCAGCTGCCCAGCATGATGTCGAGCGCATGACCGGATCCGGTGGTGAAGAACACTTCACCGTCGGCCATCGTGGTCAGTGCGCGCACCGCGGACCGGCCGGCCTCCAATGCGGGCGCGGCGGCCTCGGCGGCGACGTAACCGCCGACCTCGGCCTCGTGGCGGGCGTGTCGGGATGCCGCCTCGATCGCTGTCAGGCTCTGCCGCGAGCAGGCGGCACTGTCGAGGTGGACTCCGGCCACCGGCGGGCGAGCAGCCCGCCACCGCTGTGCGAGATTCACTTCACCGACAGCGACAGCGCGAAGTCACCGGCATCGTCGGTCCACCAATGGGTCCGGCGTAGCCCGGCCGCAGCCAGTTCGGTGTCCACCCCGGACTTGCGGAACTTGCAGGACACCTCGGTCAGCATCGGTTCACCGGCACTGAACTGCACCTCCAGGTCGAGGTCGGAGATCTGCACCCGTTGCGCCCGAGTGGATTTCAGCCACATCTCGATGCGCTCCTCGGCGCTGTTCCACAGCGCGACATGATCGAAGGCATCGAGGTCGAAGTTCGCGCGCAGTTGCCGGTTGATCACCGCGAGCACGTTGCGGTTGAACGTCGCGGTCACCCCGGCGCTGTCGTCGTACGCGCGCACCAATCGCTCGGTGTCCTTGACCAGGTCGGTGCCCAGCAGGAATGCGTCGCCAGGCCGCATCAGGGCCGCCACCGCACCCAGGAACTCGGCGCGTGGTCCCGCGGTCAGGTTGCCGATCGTCGAGCCGAGAAACGCGATCAGGCGCCGACCCTGCGCCGGGATCTTGTTCAGATGCTGCTCGAAATCGCCACAGACGGCCGCAACTTCGACACCCGGGTACTCCTGCCCGATCGCTGCGGCGGCGGACTGCAACACGCTCGCGTCGACGTCGAAGGGCACGAATCGGCGTAACAGGTCCCGGCTGCGCAGCGCGTCGAGCAGCATGCGTGTCTTCTCCGAGGTGCCGCTACCGAGCTCGACCAGTGTGTCGGCGGCACACGCAGCCGCAATGTCACCGGCGTGGGTGCGCAGGATCTGGGCTTCGGCGCGCGTCGGATAGTACTCCGGCAACCGGGTGATCTGGTCGAACAGATCGCTACCGGCGGCGTCGTAAAACCATTTGGGCGGCAACGACTTCGGTGACGCCGTGAGACCCTCGCGCACGTCGCGGCGCAGCGCCGTGTCGGCGGCGTCCGCGGCCAGGTAGTTCTCCAGCGACAGGGTCATGAGAGTCCTTTCAGTGGTCATCTCAGCGGGGTGATCGTGACGCGTGTCCCGACCACGTCGACCAGATGGCGGTCGGGCACCTCCTGCCACGCCGGGTCGTCGTCGTAGGGTTCGCTGGCCAGCACCACACCGTCGGCGCGACGCAGCACCGACAAGGTGTCTCCCCAGGTGGTGGCCACCAGTCGGGATCCGTCGCCGGCCAGGATGTTCAGCCGGGCGTTCGGGTCGTCGGCGGCGACGGCGGCGACGGTGTCACCCAGCGCGTCGATGCCCCGGTCGAAGATCAGTGCGGCCAACAGCGCGCTGTCGTTGGTCGATTCGGCGTGTCGGGACAGCGGCAGCACCGACCGGTCCACCAGGCCGTTGTGCGACAGCAGCCAGCGGCCGTCGCTGAACGGTGCCGAAGCGCTGGGCTCGATGGCCATTCCCACGCTGGCCGACCGCACCGCGGCGACCACACATCTGCTGACCAAGGCCGGCGCCACCGACGCGAAGGAGGCGTCGGTCCACAGCGGCGATGCGCTGCGCCAGCGCCGTGCCACCTGGTCGTCGAAAAACCCGACACCCCAACCGTCGGCGTTCATCAGGCCATGCTTCTGCCGGCGTGGCGCGTAGGACTGAACCAGCAGCCCCGACGGCGGGTCGAGCAGCAACGCCGCCACCGACAGCGGCTGCCCCAGCCAACCCAGGTGCCTACACATGCTCGTCCCAGGCCAGCCGCACCCCGGTGAAGATCTGTCGGCGGATCGGGTGGTCCCAGTTGCGGAAGCTGGGCCGCAGGATATCCGCCGAGACCGCCCACGAGCCACCGCGCAACACCCGGTAGTCGCCGCTGCTCTGGCCATGGAAGAACGGTTGCGAGTAGCGCTGGTAGATCATCGGGCTGAACCCGGGCCACGGATGCAGCCGCGAGGTGGTCCACTCCCACACGTCGCCCAGCATTTGTTCGGCACCGTAGGCCGATGCCCCGTCCGGGTAGGCACCCACCGGCGCCGGGCGCAGCGCCTGCCCACCGAGGTTGGCCAGCTTGGCCGTGGGTTCTGTTGCACCCCAGGGGTATCGGCGGCGCGATTGGGTGGTCGGGTCCCACGCGCAGGCCTTCTCCCATTCGTACTCGGTGGGTAGCCGGGCGCCGGCCCACGCCGCATAGGCCTCGGCTTCGAAGTATGTGACGTGCTGGACCGGCTCGTCGGCGGGGATGTCCTCGACATGACCGAAACGGGTGCGGGTGCCGCTCTCGGCGTTCCAGAACAACGGGGCGGTCAATGCTGCGCGCTGCCGGTAGGCCCAGCCGTCGTCAGACCACCAACGACGCTGGTGGTAACCCCCGTCGTCGACGAACTGCCGCCACTGGCCGTTGGTGACCGGCACCCGGCCGATGCGAAACGCCGGGATGTCGACGACGTGCGCAGGACGTTCGTTGTCCAGCGCAAACGGTTCGGCGGTGGCGTCCACACCGAGCACGAACGGCCCCGCCGGCACCAGCACCGACGTACCCGCCACTCCCGGGCGACCCGCGGGCAGCGCAGACCCACTTTCGAGCAGTGGTTGACCGGCACGCAAGTTCAGCGCAGCCAGCATGGTCTCGTCGTGCTGGTTCTCGTGGCTGACCACCAGTCCGAAGGCGAACAGGTCGGGATGGTCGTCGGACAGCCTGTCCAGGACGTCGAGAGCCTTGCCGCGGACGGTGCGGCAGTAGCTACGAGCTTCGGTCGGCGGCAGCAGCGGCAGGTCGACTCGGGCGGCCCGCGAATGCACGAACGCGTCGTAGAGCGAATCGACCTGCGGGCTCAGGATGCCGGGACGTCCGGGATCACCTCCGCGCAGCAACCAGAACTCCTCCTGCTGCCCGATGTGGGCCAGATCCCACACCAGCGGGCTCATCAGCGGGTCGTACTGGCGGCACACTTCGTCGTCGTCGAAGTTGACCAAGCTCAGCGTGCGGGCTCGGGCCCGGCCGAGTTGGTCGGCGAGCGTCTCGCGTGTTGTCACAGTTCCCCTCGTGCCAGTGCGGTGACCGCAGGTGCGACCCCGTGCGCCACCACCCGGTCGGCGAAATCGTCGGCCGGACAGCGACCCTGCTCAAGCGAACGTAGGAGAGTCGTCATCGATTCCTCGAGGGAACCCGGCACCCGTTCGGCCACGGCCCGTGCGCAGCGCAGCGCGGCGCGCTGCAGGCGGCGGTCCTGCAGGCCGAGTTGGGCGGCGCGGTCCCACGCGGTGGCCACCGGTTCGGTGGCCTCGGCGGCGATGTCGGCGGCCACCGGATCATCGAGCAGCACGGTCAGCATGGATACCAGCGCGGGCCATACCGCATCGGGAACGCTGTCGAGATATCGCACCTCGAGGAAGCCGCGGGGCCGCACCGGT from Mycobacterium sp. SMC-4 includes:
- the egtB gene encoding ergothioneine biosynthesis protein EgtB, with the translated sequence MTTRETLADQLGRARARTLSLVNFDDDEVCRQYDPLMSPLVWDLAHIGQQEEFWLLRGGDPGRPGILSPQVDSLYDAFVHSRAARVDLPLLPPTEARSYCRTVRGKALDVLDRLSDDHPDLFAFGLVVSHENQHDETMLAALNLRAGQPLLESGSALPAGRPGVAGTSVLVPAGPFVLGVDATAEPFALDNERPAHVVDIPAFRIGRVPVTNGQWRQFVDDGGYHQRRWWSDDGWAYRQRAALTAPLFWNAESGTRTRFGHVEDIPADEPVQHVTYFEAEAYAAWAGARLPTEYEWEKACAWDPTTQSRRRYPWGATEPTAKLANLGGQALRPAPVGAYPDGASAYGAEQMLGDVWEWTTSRLHPWPGFSPMIYQRYSQPFFHGQSSGDYRVLRGGSWAVSADILRPSFRNWDHPIRRQIFTGVRLAWDEHV